The Anabrus simplex isolate iqAnaSimp1 chromosome 1, ASM4041472v1, whole genome shotgun sequence genome window below encodes:
- the IntS11 gene encoding integrator complex subunit 11 gives MPDIKITPLGAGQDVGRSCILLSFGGKNIMLDCGMHMGFNDERRFPDFTYISPEGPLTSFIDCVIISHFHLDHCGALPYFTEMVGYSGPIYMTHPTKAIAPILLEDMRKVSVERKGDSNIFTSQNIKDCMKKVIAVTLHQSVMVDSQLEIKAYYAGHVLGAAMFWIRVGSQSVVYTGDYNMTPDRHLGAAWIDKCRPDLLISESTYATTIRDSKRCRERDFLKKIHECVDRGGKVLIPVFALGRAQELCILLETYWERMNLKVPVYFAVGLTEKANNYYKMFITWTNQKIRKTFVQRNMFDFKHIKAFDKAYIDNPGAMVVFAAPGMLHAGLSLHIFKKWAPNENNMVIMPGFCVVGTVGHKVLNGMKKIEFEGRQIVEVKMSVQYMSFSAHADAKGIMQLIQYCEPKNVLLVHGEAAKMNFLKEKIKKEFDLECYNPANGETCVVSTSLTIPIDVSLRLLKAESMKHNSLPPDPKRPRVMHGVLVMKDNSMCLMDVDDACKEAGINRHFVRFTSTLRMEDPGPASKTAEKLLQLIKARLKDWHVQLTEGSISVESVLVKVEGSEDETKNVYVSWDNQDEDLGSYILGLLQTMGQ, from the coding sequence ATGCCGGACATAAAAATCACCCCATTAGGGGCTGGTCAAGACGTCGGCCGTAGTTGTATTTTGCTTTCGTTTGGAGGCAAGAACATTATGTTGGACTGTGGTATGCACATGGGGTTCAATGACGAGCGCCGATTCCCAGATTTTACATATATATCTCCAGAAGGACCTCTTACTAGTTTTATTGACTGTGTTATTATTTCTCATTTTCATCTGGATCACTGTGGAGCTCTGCCTTATTTCACCGAAATGGTGGGTTACTCGGGGCCTATATACATGACCCATCCTACTAAAGCAATTGCTCCTATTTTACTGGAAGATATGCGGAAAGTGTCAGTTGAACGAAAAGGCGATAGCAATATTTTCACATCTCAGAATATAAAGGATTGCATGAAGAAAGTAATTGCTGTGACATTGCATCAGTCAGTAATGGTGGACAGTCAATTAGAAATTAAGGCATATTATGCAGGCCATGTCTTGGGGGCTGCTATGTTTTGGATTCGTGTAGGTTCCCAGTCTGTGGTGTACACTGGAGATTACAATATGACTCCTGATCGGCATCTTGGGGCAGCATGGATTGACAAGTGCAGACCTGATTTACTTATAAGTGAGTCGACTTATGCTACTACCATAAGAGATTCAAAGCGGTGTAGGGAACGTGATTTTCTGAAGAAGATTCATGAATGTGTGGATCGTGGAGGCAAAGTGTTAATCCCAGTATTTGCGTTGGGCAGAGCCCAAGAGTTGTGTATTTTACTTGAGACATATTGGGAAAGAATGAATTTGAAAGTACCAGTGTATTTCGCTGTAGGACTAACAGAAAAagctaataattattataaaatgttcATTACATGGACCAATCAGAAGATCAGAAAGACCTTTGTTCAAAGAAATATGTTCGATTTCAAGCATATCAAAGCTTTTGACAAAGCATATATTGATAATCCTGGAGCAATGGTGGTATTTGCTGCTCCAGGTATGCTTCATGCTGGTCTTTCTCTCCACATATTTAAGAAATGGGCTCCCAATGAAAACAATATGGTAATAATGCCAGGTTTCTGTGTTGTTGGTACTGTTGGTCACAAAGTGCTTAATGGAATGAAGAAAATTGAATTTGAGGGCCGTCAAATTGTAGAAGTAAAAATGTCTGTTCAGTACATGTCCTTTTCAGCTCATGCTGATGCAAAGGGAATAATGCAACTAATACAGTATTGTGAGCCAAAAAATGTTTTACTTGTTCATGGGGAAGCAGCCAAAATGAATTTTctcaaagaaaaaataaaaaaggaatttgATCTTGAGTGTTATAATCCTGCAAATGGAGAAACATGTGTTGTGAGTACTAGCTTGACAATCCCTATTGATGTTTCCTTGAGACTTCTCAAAGCTGAATCAATGAAGCACAATTCTTTGCCACCTGACCCCAAACGACCTAGAGTTATGCATGGAGTTTTAGTTATGAAAGATAACTCAATGTGTTTGATGGATGTAGACGATGCTTGTAAGGAGGCTGGCATTAATAGACATTTTGTTCGCTTCACTTCAACTTTGAGAATGGAGGATCCAGGGCCTGCTAGTAAAACTGCAGAGAAACTCTTGCAGCTTATCAAGGCACGTCTTAAGGATTGGCATGTTCAGCTTACAGAAGGGTCAATTTCTGTTGAATCTGTGTTAGTCAAAGTTGAAGGTAGTGAAGATGAAACAAAGAATGTGTATGTTTCATGGGACAATCAAGATGAAGATTTGGGAAGCTATATTCTTGGACTCCTACAAACTATGGGCCAGTGA